From the genome of Pirellulaceae bacterium:
GTCGCCGACGAATCTCGTCCTTCGGCAACAGCACGTGCGTTAGCTTTTCGTACTTGCGCGGCTCGTGATTGCGTAACCAAAGGATCTTGGGGGCGGTGAAGCCGGTCAGTGCCGGATTGGCCACCATGCGAATGAGTTCGTCACGGCCCCCGGCCAGCGTGGTAATTTGGTCGCACTCACTAGCGGTGCGCTGGTCGTTCCATAGCAGAGCCGGACGCAATACTTTGCCGGCCTTGTCCAAGAACACCGAGCCGTGCATTTGCCCGGACAGCCCGATACACTTGACCTGTCCACGAGCGACTCTGGCTTGCTTGATAACCGCGCGAATGGTCTTTTGCGTTGCCAGCCACCAGTCTTCTGGATCTTGTTCGGTCCACAGCGGCTTAGGCATGGATAGACCATAGCTGGCGGAGGCTTCAGCTAGAATATTTCCGTCGGGGTCGATCAACAGACTCTTCGTCCCGGACGTACCAATATCCACGCCAATGGTAAAACTCATCGCCGTATCTCCGCTGAAGTTTTCCGACTGAATCTTAGTTCGGAGCGTACAGCGCATCCTCACCCTGCATTCCCCGCCTGATTATGACAGTTTTCTCGTACGTCTACTACCGGCCTGACTACCCACGCGGGTCAAGGAATTGAAAAGCCGCTGGAGTCTGCTGCGGTGCGCTGGCTAGAAGTTTGACGTCGAGTAGAATATCGTTCTACCAACTGAGCCAACCATCAGTCCGTCCAGCTGAAGTCTGTCGTCAAATGTCTATCACTCGCAATCCCACTCGATCCGTTCGCATCGGTAGCATCCACGTTGGTGCTGCCCACCCGATAGCGGTGCAAAGCATGACTGCCACCTCCACGCAAGATGTCGCTGCCACTGCGGCGCAAGTCAACGATTTGCATGCCGCTGGAGCTGACATTGTGCGGATTGCCGTAGATAGCGAGCGCGACGCGCTGGCCTTGGCAGAAATTCGCCGTATGACAAAGGCTAACTTGAGCATCGATCTGCAAGAGAATTATCGGCTGGCCGAAAAAGTTGCTGCCCACGTAGACAAAGTTCGTTACAACCCAGGGCACTTGTACCATCACGAAAAGAACCGAACCTGGCAAGACAAAATCAAGTATCTGGCGGATGTTGTGGGCCAACATGATTGTGCAATTCGCATTGGTGTGAACTGCGGCAGTGTCGATCCTGCCGTGAAGGCCCGTTTTGATCGCCATGACGATGTCGGCCCTATTCTGGCTAGCGGCCTGGAGCATGCCGAGCAATGGGAGCGGCTGGGGTTTACCCGATTTGTGGTTTCGCTAAAGGACAGTAACCCCTCAACCGTCGTGAAAATCAATCAAGCCTTCGCTGCGCAGCGCCCAGATATTCCGCTGCACTTGGGAGTCACCGAGGCCGGCTTGCCGCCAGATGGAGTCATCAAGACGCGCATTGCCTTCGAGCAACTGATTGGTCGTGGCATTGGCGATACACTGCGTGTATCGTTGACCGTTCCCAACTCGCGCAAGTCGGAAGAGATTCAGGCTGGTCGGCAGATCATCGAAGACATCTACGCTGGTCGCCTGCGAAGCGTGGTGGCTCTGGACCCAACGAAGCTCAACATCATCTCTTGTCCGAGTTGTTCGCGCGTCGAAAATGAAGCTTTCGTCGAACTGGCCCAACAGGTGAAGGAGATGACACGCTATGCACAAGACTACGCGATCACCATTGCGGTCATGG
Proteins encoded in this window:
- a CDS encoding flavodoxin-dependent (E)-4-hydroxy-3-methylbut-2-enyl-diphosphate synthase; its protein translation is MSITRNPTRSVRIGSIHVGAAHPIAVQSMTATSTQDVAATAAQVNDLHAAGADIVRIAVDSERDALALAEIRRMTKANLSIDLQENYRLAEKVAAHVDKVRYNPGHLYHHEKNRTWQDKIKYLADVVGQHDCAIRIGVNCGSVDPAVKARFDRHDDVGPILASGLEHAEQWERLGFTRFVVSLKDSNPSTVVKINQAFAAQRPDIPLHLGVTEAGLPPDGVIKTRIAFEQLIGRGIGDTLRVSLTVPNSRKSEEIQAGRQIIEDIYAGRLRSVVALDPTKLNIISCPSCSRVENEAFVELAQQVKEMTRYAQDYAITIAVMGCRVNGPGETDEADLGLWCGPTRVNLKRGEESLGSFAYDEILGRLRSELDALIAQNS